The genome window AATAGCTGCACTCCCTCAACCTCAGCCTCAATCGCTCTCACTCGctgactttctgtctctctttcagtcaTTCATGTTGACTCCATGAAGGCAGCTCCTCTGAAACAGTACCTCTATACTAAACTGGAAAGGACTGATGCTAAACAGGGCAGGTAAGCAAAAAATGAGACAAGGTCAACTGGAGTGTAATGGGAATTATATCCATATTCTCTGTGATGAGACTAGGATACATAGGACACAAGGATTTTTGTCACAAAATTTGACAAATaggaagcaaaaaaaagagaatacaatataaaatagaaCCCCACAGTtcagttttttcccccactaATCACTTAGGTTAAAGTTCACTGTGGTCAGTGAGCCTCTGAATGAGGAGGATGAATGTGTGGATGTTGGCCATGCCTACTTGGACTTGCAGGAACTACTTCTTACAGGGAATGATGTAACTGAATGCCAAATTGATAGTAAGTGCACTCTTTATTATATTCAGGGTATGGCTGTATTTTAGAGACATTTAACTCATAGATTTTTCTATCTCAGTTGTCAGAATGGATGATGATCAGGAGGTGGTGGGGAGGCTGAAAGTGTCTTTAGAGGCAGCACAAGCTTTAACAGGAATCTCCTGGGAGAACCCAAACTAGGAAGAATGGAATTAGAAGACAGAAGAGGAGGCAAGAAAAAAGTGCTTGATCTTGAATTTATCTGAAAATCCTGAATAAATTCCTTGATAATATGTGTTGATTAGTGGATGATGAAAAAGAGTTTAAAGCTATTCTAAGCAAAATATTCTCCAAAGGAGTCCATTTTCATTTCTCAGTCTCACACAGTCTAACCAtacattgaaataaataatataatgtgcATGTAGATGCAACATTGTGTCACAGGAAATGACAGTTGGAGTAcaagctttattttttcatgCAAGCAGTTACACCTtctgtgtcaaaaaaaaaatggctacactttttttttatgtctgaaTATTGTAAGTTGAATCTGACAAATGCATCAGCCTGAAATAGCCATAAGTATTCATGAAAAACTCTGGAAATAGAGGAGATGAAGACCATATGGAAACCATAAGAATAGAAATGTCCCTGAAATGAATGTCCCTGTCCCTGTCTGACTAGGCATCTAATCACCTTCAACTAACTAGTGGGTAAATCCAAAAAAAGGACAGCCGGCACCAGAAGCCATAGAGGCCATACTTGCCGGACAAAGGCTGCCAAAAGGGCACCTAACTGTTGAAAGATTTGGAGATTTCAACCCAGTTTAAATTAGGCATCTGAGATTACTTACTTGCAGAAAACgtggtttgttttcatttccaatTGGAGTGGTTTATTATTTGTAACCTAAATTTGACCTGATTGAATGTTGTTTTATATTGTACAAAGCTAGTTTGATCTTTGCTTCTCTCTCCTTACATCGTTAGCCCTTTGTTCATACAGTGTAATAACACTATCATTTTCCTGTTCAATCTCAATATCAAACCTACTGTATTACATATCAGACCTATTGTAATAAATTTCTCCAGTTTTGGTTTGACtacttgtcacacacacacacacaagaaagtAAAGATACCACACAATGGTAGTCCAGTTAAAAAAATAGTTCTTACCCAAGCATTCTTGGTAGTATGTgtactaaataaatgttattgagCTTTACTTTGTCTCTTAGATCAAAATCTAAGCTAATGTAACTCTGAACCTTCAGATCATTTTATCTATTCACTTGTCACTATTATTATACCTAATTAATAATTAGGTTATAATAGTTTTTATAACACAGTATAATAGTATGatttaataatcattaattattttaataataactaAAGCCCCAAATATTATTATACAAGTCATTTTATGAGACTGATCACCCAAAGAAATGTACAGCCTTATAAAGTatactactattttttttttgaaagttgATAAAGTGgcaaaaatatctaaatatgcAGCATTTAAGATGAAGACAGGGGATATGGTAGTCATTGTGGTTAGACTTGGTAGAACAGAGCTTAAAATAATTGAATTGATCATAACTAAAACATAATACCAAGTTCAGTACTTCACTGTAATAAGTTATTTGATTGGCTTAGATATTCTACATTGGTCATGTTTGGATTCTGTTTACTGGGGTAAATCTTGACAGCGGTAGTATTATGCACATGCATACCTGCAGGCATTTGATACCTAATAAGAAGAAAACAGGAATTATGATAGTGGGGTTCAAGAAAAAACACTATTATACTGGGAGAGAGCATTTTACTAAATTATTTTCCCTAAAATGGCTTTTACAAGGATTTTTTCCTTGAAAAAATCTAAAAGGATCTTAAAAGTTTGTTATATTTGTGTTTTGGACAGGTTTATTACAAAAATCTTTACATATAGTTGTTTTCCATTTTTAGATCTTTAGATTTTTAGAAAATTTAGATCAATTATGAGGAAGCCACATGTGAAACTGAAAAGGAaacaacatgaggaagaaactttgagaggaaccagactcaaaatggaATCAGTAgattgtgttataatgagtcaTTACCCTttcacaactgtacactatagaTAAACAGTGTTGAATGTAAGAAAAGGATCTTCAGTATGAACATCAGGGTTTAGCATCATTTAGTTTTCAGTTCAAGTCTGTTGTTTCCAAATGATGTTATCCATTACTAATGAATGTGACATGAGTGTAAACTACTTTCAGTAAGTGTAAGCTTTAGGCAATCCAAGAATAGTGATGAGAATAGTCACtacattttcaaaatatttatttagtaaacTAAAGATTTATTTAGTGATACTAAACTTTTGTGGAAAgctgtataatataaaaagcCTTAGTCACAAGGACATCCTTTTTTGGTTGATTAATTTAAcatgttaatgtgtattaacTTTTCAAATGAAGAGTCattgactcagctgtttggacaacTATGGGAAGTTCAGTCCACCAGCATTTCATTTCCTGAATAGGACACAAAAGGCAGAAACCTCAAAACAAAAGAGCTGGTTGCAGTACATGCCTGTAAAAGCATTACAAAAGAAGAATTCATCAGTTTGGATGCCACTTCACTGATAtagttattaaatgttatttgctTTACTTTAAGACATTCTAATACCTTGTCTATAACTTAAAGTAAAGATCTATCATTTCCTATTCATCTTTTGAACCCGATCCCAAATGTCTTCTGTGTAAAAGAATTGGCCTTGCTGTCCCTAAATATTTGGAGGGGTATGTGCTTAATTAACTATAATACTATTTTGGATGTAGTCcctattctttttttaaaataacccCCCACTGTTTTGGTCAGGCTTTGTATCGGATTTTGAAACAGGGTTGTGGGGATTTGTTCCCATTCTGACATAAGAGCATTTATAAAGTTGGGCACAAATATAGTGTTACAGATGCTACACATCTGGCTGTTGAGCCACACAATTCTTTAGCACATATATCCCACCAGGCCCTGCTGCTTTTCTAAAACtaggtttgttttttgtttttttatcattatgattacatttttattgaagTCTTAAATTATGATTAGTTGTGGATCCACATGTATCCTAAATGTTTGTTACTTGTATGttgagatttattattttgtctatttctgtatataattttttacaAGATTTGAGTTTCTAGAGTGGTAATTTagtttcaattcagttcagtttaatttaatttgtaatGCACTTTTACAATCACTTCATTAGAAACACTATACTAATATAGTGTATGGCCTCGCTTTGCTCTTAAAGCACCCTCAATTCTTTATGGCATGGATTTCACAAGATGTTAGAAAccttcctttgagattctggtccatgttgacatgactgCACCTTGAAATTGCTGCAGATCTTTCAGGTGCACTGTACACTGCATATTTCCCTTCTACCaaaccccaaaggtgttctactggaTTTATAGTTGGTGACTTGGAAggccagtaaaaaaaaaaaacattgagctCATTGCCATGTTCATGAAATCAGTTTGagatatttacattattatactGGAAGTAGCAATTAGACAAAGGGTAAATTGTAGACATATAGGAAAGCATATGTTcatgccaaattctgaccctagcATTTGTGTGCCTCAATAGAAATCAAGATTCATTGCACCAGGCTActtttttttaagcttcattTACCCACTAGGGGATTCTACTAGGTTTGAAAACATGGCAATGTAATTTAGGAGTGATCACCCCATTCTCGTGTGTGTTGACTGACTTCTTAATGAGCGTCAGGAAATGCTTTCTAGGATTTTAAATGAGTTACACTACAGCTTAATTACTGgagattttaattttttgagTCGGAAATCTCTTTGGAAAACTATTTTGTATATGTCACTAGAAACTTGGAATTTTCTTCACTTTATATCTCAAagaatatttctgtgtgtgtgtgcgctagtTTGGTTTCTGTGTAATATAGTTCAATTTGTCTCTGATTAAAGAGAGATGTCTTGTTTTTAAGTTATTGTTGTAAACTGCCAGTCTTGTTACTGTGCTCATAAATATTGTTTTTCCCTATACTTAGAATGTTATTCTCTATAGTCAATGAATGTAATATCCCTTCTAGAATGAACAGCTACATCCATATCAACTTACTGCTAGACAATTAATTTGATGAGTTCACTCTGTCAACATTCACTCTGTTAGAATTCCCAGAAATTTGGTTACTACACCCCTATgagctaaacctacaggtatTCCCTTACACAAGTAGCATTTAGTTCAGTCAATACAATGTTCAGTTTAAAATGCATTCCATAAGGTGTAGGATTTTGAATcgtatattaaaattaaaatcctgTAATGTGATGTACCCCTCTATGTAAAATcaaaaaattcatttaaattttaagCTTACAATCAGGcatgtaattttattcagacaacaacatattttttaattacatcagtagccaaaaaaaaagaaaaaatcctgaACAGACTGGGCAACAGAACATTAGGGAACAGTATGGGATTTTGAGATGTTTGAATGTCTCTTCTCAGTTGTTCTTAACTGTTGGAAGACAATTGGTAATAATTAGTTAGTTAATAATTCAGTTAGTGAAatcaataaatgtattttatatatagtgtatgatcAATAATTTCAGTTAATCTACAAACCAAGTTGAGTGTACTGTTTATTCAGCACTACTATATGTGATGTCGTATTTTCCATTGAATCAAACATAATGTTCATATTAAAGGTCAAATGATCTGCACACAAACTTACAGGTATGTAAGCTTTCATTTTCAACCTGGACAAAAGAAAACTGACAAAAATCtgggaagaaaagaaatagtAAAGGTAATAttcaaaaaattaattaaaaaggaaatatgtattttttattgtattgttatGGATAAATACATTCAGTATATCAATATGCAAAGTGTGTAGACATTCACTATTTGACCAAAGGCATGTAGACACCTGCCCATCAAACCCATATGTGGGCCTTCCAAAGGTTGAAGCACAAAACTGTGTAGAAAGTTAAGTTTAAGAATTAATCGGTCCAAACACATCTTTTGGTTGAACTGAAGTAAATAATTTGTACAAGACTAATGATCTCATGCCTAGATGGgtatccccacagccacgctccacaATCTAACTGTAAATCTTCCCAGAACAGTGAAGGCTGTTATAGCAACAATAAGGAGACCAACTCCaagcaaaaaaagcaaaaagggGTATGCtggtgtccacatacctttggcCATACAGTATATCTAGCAACTGATTTTGTGAAAATAATTACCACTGTTTATAGCTTCTGTATCGTCATACGGATTCTCTCGTTCAACTGTGTGAGAAAGAGGTATCATTAGCTTTATTATCCATGCATATTTATCAGACAAGAAAAACACATATTCACTCCCTAAAATTCTATTTGGATATAGATCCTCCTAGATGCCTACTTCTGTCCCAAGTCCAGAAAATGAtgaaattgtgtacattttaacATGACTTAAATGACATGTAAAATAGATCTGAaatcaaataaatgtttaattatacATGTACATGGCCAGTGAATTAGCTCTAGCTAGCATTGATTGCtatagctagctaatgtttCCAATGGGCTGACAGCAATAGCTAGCGAAGTTTACTATAGTGTTGCATGTGTGCTGTATAGCTATTCAACAACCTTCATCTACCTGACCAAATGAAAATACATTTCATTGTATTAATCAGTTCattgtaaataaatgcaaaatctCTATGGAATGCAGAAACCGCCGACGTATACaatctgttttgtacattataTGACTTCCTCTGTCCTTATATATACCCATATGTCTTATATATAAACACtagtaattatttttttatatattaaatgaaaGGTTTCAAACACAAATAGTATTGTAAttattctaaataatttaagttgatttttttttaattgtataatgtattttatttttggttatttatttttgtagcatgttaatattattaacatacTTTTTGACTACAGCTAGTCTTATTTTCTGATCTTAATAATATAGTTTGTactgtagtaataataaagtttaCATTCCTACCATTGGTTTTCATTTGGTTGTATTGTTATGGCAATGTAGGGCTCATGAAAGTACTTGAGTAAGGAAATTAACTTTCTATTGATGGCCATGCCAAACTGTTTTAGGTCCAGTTAATAGTGACGATATCAACTTATTAAATTATTCTGGTCTGTATAgggttaaaatatttatttaataaagattatTCATCACTGggcaaatgaaaaatgaataattctGTTCAGACATTGGTTAATTACTATCTCTCACAATGGTTAAAACAAAGATGAAGATCCAACAAACAGGTAGACGTTGGGCGATTAACAAACAGATGAAGCAGGCAAGGTGAGATCACAAGAAAACAATAGCTGATATTAGACAGGATGCAAGAAACTAAAGATGGAACAGAGAACAAGGCTTGCTATAGCGAGCTCACAAGAAAACAGCAATAATACTTTGCCACAAAGATGTGACACACTAAGGTTTAAATAACGCAACAATTTAAAGGGGAAACACAGAACATATGAGAATAATCAGCACACAGTCGGGGAACAGCCAGTAACAAGACAGGGGCAGATATaagacatgaataaaaaaagacacatgATGAAGCAACCAAACAAAAGAACCGAGCAGAGCATAAATCGAATATGCACAAATGAACCTGTCCTGCCAGTTGCTCAGCACTGCACACTCGTGGTAATCATtggttaaatataaaatatataggacataaatataaattatactaTTACTACACAATAGATCAGCAACAACAGGTAGGTAGTGAGGAAAAATGTCCatacctttgtgtgtgttttcctttttctgtttttggaaATAGATGTACACCCCAACCAGTATGGCCAAAAGGAAGATAGCAGAGGTTGCTGAGGTTATAATTAGCATTGTGGCATTCATAATGACTACTGTGTCAGTTTGCTCCTGTGCACTTTGTGTTGCACCTTTAGCTGCAAGTATGATAAAAgtcaacattcattttgtttcAGACATTCATTTTCTTCATGAGTGAATAATGACAGTTGTGAAAAGGAAGTGGGATGTTGAGCAGAAACAATGAGTAAAAGCCAAAGTGAAAAGGTGAATTCTTCTCCATTCTCTTCAAGTAAGCATGACCTCACTTCTCCATTCTTTTCAAGTAAGCATGATATTCAGCCTGAAATGACAGACTGCAGGTCTGGACTAcatagcagcttttattggTCAAGGACTGTCTGAGAAAGTGTCTGACCAATATGTAAAACGATCAATCAGTTTGAAACAGTTTTGTTCAGTGTTATGTTTTGGGGTATCTGAACCATGTTCACATAATTTGGAAAATCCAGCTTTTAGCTGATCTTTATAAAGTCTCATTCTCACACAACggcttccttcttccatgagggAAATAGAACATCACAACAGCTGTGTAccattaaaaaacacaacaaaattcTCCTAGAAATCCTATAGAATCCAATCAAACAGATGACAGCTTAGAAACTCTTGAATTCCCTCAAACTCAAAATTTCCAATTTCCTGTTTCATATGCATCACACATTCAGCCAGTGGTTTTGGGCATGAGACTAAGGCTGTGTGCCCCACCTGATTTAAACTATCCACTGTCATTCCTATGCCAAAGAACAATTAGCCATCTTGTCAAAATAActattgtcttttatttattgcatcATTAGTCATGAAGGTCTTTAAGAGATTTATCAAAAAAATGTTCACTCCACCCTCACCCATACTAACAGCAGTGGGAACTATGTGAGGCTACTGTTTATAGACAACAGTATAAAATACATAGTCCCAAATAGGCGTGCCTCCCAGCTCAGAGCCCTTGGGCTTAACACCACACTCTGCAACTGGGTCCTGGACTTTCTCACAGGCAGATCCCAGGTAGTGAGAGTGGGGTCAGTTCACATCGAAGCACTATAACTCTGAACACTGGCACCACAAGGTTGTGTCCTGAACCTGCTGCTCTACTCTCTATATACATGACTGGCTGTCCCACAATAGCTCCACTTCTATTGACAAGTTTGCTGATGATAGATGCTCATATCCAGCAACAATAAGGCCACATACCATGATGAGATCTCTCTGAATGTccccaaaaattaaaaaaaaattgtggacTGCAGGAAGAGGCAGCAACAGAACTAAATCTCACTCAAGATTGACAGTACCCCTGTAGAGAGTACAGCTAATCATTTAGCCattgtgtgatgttcaggtgccCACATACTTGGCCATACAGTGTAATTTTCCAGCCACAGCCACAGATATAGCCTCATCAATCCCTGAAGCTGATGAAAAATCAGCTTCAGGGTTTGTCAAACACTCCACCAACAGCCACAAGCTCACTCTGTATGTGACTTCTGCTTCAGCCTCATAGCTTTCAACTGAACTGTCTGATTCTAGGTTATCCATGTGTGGATCATCTAGACTTCTACTCTGGACATATTCTTCACTGTCCATGCCCATTTACTGTTAACAGATTTACTGATATCTCTGACTCCCAAACTGCATTGCTGTGCATCCAACCCAGCAACTCTCTCTACAACAACTCCTGAGGCACAGAATACAAAACTGACACTGTCGCCAACTTTCAGAAAACCTAGTCATTGTCTACACAAGCATGAGTGCCAAAAAATGCTACAATGTATCGTGGGTCCACACCTATTTATGTAAGTTTAAACTTGTCAGATTTTTAATCTACTGTAGTAACTATAAATCTCCTCCAATTCAATTAGTTTTCTTATTATATTCACTGATTTTGAGATCAAAGATCTGACATTGAGATCAAGAAAGATATCTTTAGAAATTTGTGATTTCTAAATAATATCTAATATATCTGACCAAAACTGTTCATGTCTtacctttaatttgccaagtaGTAGAGCcattttctgaagaaaaatGCACAGGAAATTAGATAGCAGACATAGTATACTTCCATCAAGTAGATACATGTGGATACAGGTGAGTCAAAGGAAAAGcttactttttttctttgcattgtTTATTCAATGTAATGTAATTCAACTTGTTGTAATGCTAGTGTTCCAGCACTTCAGCACAGAAGAATTTAGAGCTATTAGAAGATTAATAAGAACGGTGTAAAAATCATCCAGGAACCTGCACTTAGCCAAAATAAGTGAATAGAAATGCCTTGTGGATGCAAGAGGTCAACCTAGAATGGCGAGACTGGGTCATGCTGACAGAGAGGCTACACTTAATAAGCTAATTCATTTGTACAATCATTGTGAGCAGAAAGACATCTGCGCTACATCAGAAGACCACATCGTTCCACATCTGTTGTGTCCGTGGCACAATTTTAGGGTTTTCATTTGACTCACCCTTGTATCTCTAATgtgaaacaaaaatgtattaacatttgtattgtgcaatattttctatttgtctttttaaatttctttctttctttaggcTACTTGCACGTTAACTGTCTGTTACAActgaatttccccactgtgggatcaataaggttttattattatcattatcattatcattttaGAGTACGCTGAAGAAAATAACTAAAACCTAAGCAACTGAAGTATGTGTTCATATTTGAGATAAAGTGAATCTATTTGGAACAAACCTTTGACAATAAGCTTAAATTTATAACATGAAGTGGAACTCCCTGAAAGTGCACACCAGAACCACTGAGTATCTGTGGGCCACATAGGACTGATAGTCAGTGAACCATTCTTCATTGTTTTTGCTCTCTCACATAGTGGTTTCTGGGCTCCACTGGAGGTGCAGCCTGTAGGACAACGAGTTATAGGAATAGTCACATCTGCTTCAAGAGTCCCCCAGATTAACTGCGAAGCATCAAGATGTGATCTGTCCACAGGACATTGAAGCATAAATGTCTTGTTCAGAACAGCTTCAAATGGATCAATGCTTTTGCAAtctagaaaaaagaaagaaagaaattatatgTTAGTTAAATAGATCAAATGCATAGGTCTCATGACAAGGAAAGTTTACAAATAATGCAAGCTGCTAAGATcttgttttaaaacaaataatatattatttatatatattagaatAAAATCTAAAGAGTTTCTGCAAACACTGGTAAAGACAAACAGAGTAAATTAAGTGTAATGTTCATAGAGAAATTGGAAAGGAAGTCAATTAACTTAGAAGCATGAGGGGGAAGATGAGACTAGGTAATGCACATAAACATGGAACGAAATATTTGCAAAGAGATTCAGAAAGCAGCAGGTACGTGAAATAGGTGGAAACAATGTGAGCAATAACACATGAATTAAATATTCAGGTTTACATtacttacaccaatcaggcataacattatgagcactgagaggtaaggtgaataacactgatctccttatcatggcgggtgggatatattaggcagcaagtgaacattttgtcctaaatGTTGATGTGGTTGAAGCAGGacaaaatgggcaagtgtaaggatttgagcgagtttgacaagggccaaattgtgatggctagatgactggatcagagcatctccaaaactgcagctcttgtggggtgttcccggtctgcagtggtcagtatctatcaaaagtggaccaaagaaggaacagtggtgaactggcgacagggtcatgggtggcaaaggttcactgatgcacgtggggagtgaaggctggcccgtgtggtctaatccaacagacaagctactgttgcacaaatttgctgaagaagttaatgctggttctgatagaaaggtgtcagaatatacagtgcttgacgggtcagggctgttttgacagcaaaagggggaccaacataatattaggcaggtggtcataatgttatgcctggtcggtgtatatacatTGTGTCATTTGTTGAGAACTAAATAATAGGAcaataaaaaccaaaacataAGCCCATTCAGGGCTGGTAGGCAGAACAATAAACTCACACATGCAGTAATGCAGAATACCAGAGGTGCAACTTGCTAACTTATTACTGCAGTCACTTTATCTCATCACAGTCTGTTACTTGCcttcacttttgtttttgctcagAGAAAAAGCAAGGACTGTGCAATATTTGGTATGTTTCTTAGCAGAGTACTTATACTTCAAAACATTGCGCTCTATGTAAATTGGTTTATCGTAGTCTTGCTATTATGTGTATACACTGACATTAGCTCCAATTTTTTTGCTCCAGATTTTGTACTATCCAGAGCTATACAATGACAATTAAAGGCTTTAtaatctatttctatttctattctcaAAGCTGGTGAAACtggttcataatcatttatgcTTAATAACTGGACAGTTTGATTGCTGAAGTTTAACTGACCTGATGTTATACTGTGATGATTAAAAGTACTCTTAATTTATTTGAGCTGATATCAGCTATCAAAGactgggagaggaaaaaaaggattaTAGAGTGAATAATTTCTGAATCATGTCTAAAGTCAGTTTGTTTTGAAAAGCCATCTATAAGATGTAAAGGGCACGATACCAGCAATTTCCTGAATTTCCAgatttatgtaaagctgctttgtccattgttaaaagcactatgcgATTAAAATTGAATAGATTCAGAAGATATCAATTTCcattattatgtttaaaatcAGGTATTTAAATTTATACACACTGCCTATAGATATCTGCGGAAATTATACTGCATAATGCCACATTTTTCCTAATTACAGATGATTTTGTGAAGGTCAGTATCATAAATTGTTTTTGAATACATAAAACATTGTGATCCTAATTTACCTTTGATCAAAG of Hemibagrus wyckioides isolate EC202008001 linkage group LG23, SWU_Hwy_1.0, whole genome shotgun sequence contains these proteins:
- the LOC131344113 gene encoding uncharacterized protein LOC131344113 isoform X3 — encoded protein: MMAWCRFDSYHLIFLLMLASTECRKCSVLNVDAVLNSVVTLTCPLTTWPEATQVIWEVLQGERAERVGNCSSSCTTGAINNRTQKPLCKVRAVEDLEKGTGSLIISPVAITDAVWYRCTVQNRTGPYCSEIKISVKDEPQLQTLIKDCKSIDPFEAVLNKTFMLQCPVDRSHLDASQLIWGTLEADVTIPITRCPTGCTSSGAQKPLCERAKTMKNGSLTISPMWPTDTQWFWCALSGSSTSCYKFKLIVKENGSTTWQIKAKGATQSAQEQTDTVVIMNATMLIITSATSAIFLLAILVGVYIYFQKQKKENTHKVERENPYDDTEAINSDFCQFSFVQVENESLHTFKNN
- the LOC131344113 gene encoding uncharacterized protein LOC131344113 isoform X2; translated protein: MMAWCRFDSYHLIFLLMLASTECRKCSVLNVDAVLNSVVTLTCPLTTWPEATQVIWEVLQGERAERVGNCSSSCTTGAINNRTQKPLCKVRAVEDLEKGTGSLIISPVAITDAVWYRCTVQNRTGPYCSEIKISVKDEPQLQTLIKDCKSIDPFEAVLNKTFMLQCPVDRSHLDASQLIWGTLEADVTIPITRCPTGCTSSGAQKPLCERAKTMKNGSLTISPMWPTDTQWFWCALSGSSTSCYKFKLIVKENGSTTWQIKAKGATQSAQEQTDTVVIMNATMLIITSATSAIFLLAILVGVYIYFQKQKKENTHKVERENPYDDTEAINSDFCQFSFVQVENESLHTCKFVCRSFDL
- the LOC131344113 gene encoding uncharacterized protein LOC131344113 isoform X1, translated to MMAWCRFDSYHLIFLLMLASTECRKCSVLNVDAVLNSVVTLTCPLTTWPEATQVIWEVLQGERAERVGNCSSSCTTGAINNRTQKPLCKVRAVEDLEKGTGSLIISPVAITDAVWYRCTVQNRTGPYCSEIKISVKDEPQLQTLIKDCKSIDPFEAVLNKTFMLQCPVDRSHLDASQLIWGTLEADVTIPITRCPTGCTSSGAQKPLCERAKTMKNGSLTISPMWPTDTQWFWCALSGSSTSCYKFKLIVKENGSTTWQIKAKGATQSAQEQTDTVVIMNATMLIITSATSAIFLLAILVGVYIYFQKQKKENTHKGMDIFPHYLPVVADLLCSNSIIYIYVLYILYLTNDYHECAVLSNWQDRFICAYSIYALLGSFVWLLHHVSFFIHVLYLPLSCYWLFPDCVLIILICSVFPL